The nucleotide sequence AAGTAGGCCAAGACACCATCAGAATTAAGGAATTAAAGACTTGAGACATGAATAACCTGGTTTTGCATTACCTTGGCGCTTCCCAGGTCGTCCCAAAGACGAAGAATGGCAGCTGTGGAAGATATGATGCTGGGGAAGTCATCCACAAGATCCACATTTCCCCTGGTTATGCCATGGCCCAAGAGAAAGAACAAGTGAACAAGCACCACATGTACCCCTGAACTGATGACCCCATTTTTCAAGTACTCGTCGGCCTTTGGCACATGCCCAGAGGCAAACCATTTGGCTTCTACTAGAAACGCATTGCATAAACTCATCCACTGTAGCAACAGAGAGAATCCGTTTAACATGTGGTGCTTGTAATTCTCGTGAAAATTCAATATCCATAGACAAATGAATGTACATACCGTCTTCCGTAGCGAGTCTACTGGGTTCCACCCATGCTCTTTGTAGACCTTGTTGCTGATTTCATTTGTGATTTCATCTAGAGTCTTGAAGCATATCTTCATGTAGTTTGGTAGCGTCTCGAAAGCAGCTATATCCCATCTGCATGCAAAAATTAACGGGTCAATTTAGTGGAACTTTGGTACGGTGATGAATGGATTAATTCCATTGTTGATGCCTACCTATTGACAGCTTCTGTAAAGAGAGTGAGCTCATCAAGCGTTCCATGAACATCAAAAATGTCATCGATTATATAGATCATAGAGATGGGTTTTGTGAGCTCAACCCTTTGCTCTGACAAGCTTGGATCGGGGAGTACTGCCATGGGCCACATGTGCCATTTCAGTGGTTGGTCTCTTGCAAACTTCAACTCCTCAGCCAAACCTAGGTCTTGCCACCATCTAATAATATGATGGGTATTTACGATTAGAAGAGTCTTAAGAATATATGAAACCAAAATACTTAACAGGTGAGTCAGTTTTCAAACTTACTTCGAAATTTGAAGTAATTCCTGCTGATGTATGGAATGAACCATATTGAAATCCGTTTTTGCAAGTTCTTGCAAGACAGTCAGCCATCCATTTGGCCCCTGGAAGTCCTTAAGGAAGCTTTTGGCCATGAACCTTGGTAAGCTCTTATGATGGGGATGCTCCAGTGTATGCCCGACAACTGTAGCTTCGTGGTGATCAAGATGTTCCAACCCTGCGTGAAGGAGTGTGCTGCTGAATCTTTGGGCTTCCTCGAGGATATCTTCTCCATCTATACTCAGTTGTGAAGCTTCATATAAACCCAACAATCCCTTGATGTCTTTGCTGAGATTTTGTTTAAACTTCCCCTCCTTGTTCTTGAAGTTGTTAAACACATCTATTCATAAACAATAGCCAGTAAATTCCTATTTCAAAAACAATGTGACTCATAACAAATTTTGCTGAAGTCAAAAGAAATCCCACCTGCAGGCACATGGTAACCTTCTTGTCTCAATAGCCGAAAACGAAGAGCAACCTCGTAGAGATCCTGAATGCTCTCACCGTGAGTGCTGGCTTTCATATACTGTCTCTGTAGAACTGCTTCAATTTCCTCTTTGAAGTGGTAGTCAATGCCCAACCGTTGTATGGCATCAATCATCATCAAACCATCCAGCGTATCCTCTCCAACTTCACTGAATTGGTGACCTAGATTCTTTTTTGGTCCAACATATGTAGTGAATaaaatttatggattttttggGGGTCTATGGTGGCAGCGAAGGGATTGGGCCGATAGAATTTagggtgtatatatatatatatatatatatatatatatgtgtgtgtgtgatggTGTATAGGATTTAGGGTTATGTAGCTTGTTGATTCTCTCCCattttataccaattttttgatataatggattttcttcttctcttctcatGGTTTTTCACTTtgtgttattattttcttgttgcTTATTCTCGTTTtcctataataattaatttggaGAGGGGAGGACTAAGGGTGAGGTCTTTAAGTTTATTCAGAATGGTAGTAAAAAAGACAATTACATTCTATTTGATTTATCCCAATTCAAGAAATGAATTTTTCAGGAGTAATTAGATGAAATGAAACTTAACCTAAAACCCTTGTTTAATGAGAGTTGATGTCACATGTTTGGTGATCAGTATTTTGCACAAGATTTTACAAATTTCAATCCACTTCCTAGATGAGAAATTTTGTTCAAACATTCTGCTTAATTTGTAATTACTTAGCAAGTCCTGGCACTATGTTGAACAAAGGATTTCAAAACCAACAGCAAGCAGTGGGaaatattcttgttttttttctaatatatatttttttttattaaaaaggttTGTTAAATCGGCAATTTTTTAGATAAACATTATAATTATGTTTTTCTTGAAAAACAATATAGTACATGTTTGGGCGTAGGGTAGTACAtgcttaaataatataatgtgtctaatgaaataaaatattattttaataaaaattattatgagtaataatattttaaactgcGCTGCATCGCGGGTCTACCGTCCGATCTGAGTCAGCATTAGCTCCTTTTATTTCAATACTACTCTGTTATACTCCAACAGTTTTTTATCCCCTACCATTCTGCGGCCCAACGTTACACAGCAGTAATGTCGTCTCTGGCTCGTCGTCTCGCTGGCATCTTCACCTCACCTCTGCCGGCCACCACCAAAACTCCTGCTAAAACCATCAAGCGTTCGTCTTCCAATAACTCTAGACTTAAAGAAATGGTCGACAAGTTCAAGAAATCCTCAGACTCCAAGCGATTCCGATCCCGCTACGGGTACTACGAGAAAGCGGTCCTCACACTAGCCAAGGCCAAAAAATTCTCATTCATCGAAGACATCCTGGCACACCAAGAACAGTACAATGAGATCTCCACCGAAGTCTTCGCGGTCAGACTCATTACTCTATATGGGAAAGCGGGCATGTTCGAGCATGCCCACAAACTGTTCGATGAAATGCCAAAGCTGAACTGCGAGCGCACCGTCATGTCTTTCAATGCTCTTTTGTCAGCGTGCGTTAATTCGAAGAAGTTTGATAAGATTGATGGGTTTTTCCAAGAGTTACCGGGGAGCTTAGGGATTGTCCCCGACGTCGTTTCATACAATATTATTGTTAATGCATTTTGTGAGATGGGGTCATTGGATTCAGCACTTTCGGTGCTTGATGAGATGGAGAAGGTTGGCTTGGAGCCTGATTTGATTACGTTTAATACCCTTCTCAACGCGTTTTATCACAGTGGTAGCTATGCTGATGGCGAGAAGATATgggatttaaggaaaaataattaaaaataaaatattaaatattaaaatgagttttaaaatatattttaaaatattaaaataaatgaaaaatatttaaagttttcaaataaacttgtgttttacaaaacattaaaaaacaatttttaaaaacagatatCAACCATGGTCTTAACTGTCCATATTTCTATTCATTCCTTTAAATTAGatcaaattaagtgaaaaaaaaaaagagaaaaagagggaaaataacAACATAATGCTTCAAATAAATCAtggatttttgaattttgtatatCTACGTGTTGTTCATCTTTTATGACCCATGatttaaagatgaatttttgagatctTTCATTTAGATGGTTGAAGTAGTCTTTGAACGTTCTTGTTTCAACGGGCAAAGATGTCTCCTTAACTAgcctaacaaaaacaaaatcatggtTGATTAGTCAAGTAGCTAgctgtttttattgaaaattccaTTTGGAATTAGATTCCCACATTAATCATGGCTTCATTATAACCTAATATCAATTTAGCATCTTGTTAATTGTTAAATTAAGCATGCATAGTATCAAATTACCAATTTTGTTAAAGTTTAAGTTTGTAGGATTTATATTCACAATATATATCATACTTTTCTAACAATCTCCCCTCACATGTAGTGGCAGAGCTAAAAACTTTTGTTAAGGggcatgaaagaaaaatattatattataatcattatttataaattataaagtaagtaatgatattttatattattgttaaaaactaaacaagtttaaatattaattataaaaatgtatcaaattaaatgatgatgatattaaaaacacttaaaaaattagattttatatatatatatataaactatcaAGAATATttagagaaaattttcaaagaaattaaaaaaatataaaaagaaaaattattagaaattttcaataacTTTTCTCAATTTGTAGCAAAAacctttaaaatcattttaaaaaattcaataatttctattataaattttgataattttcaaataaaggaGGTACGCATCTTTACATCTCATTGTTTTAcaacttaatttcatttatttataccttagtcttattttttgtacttatattgaaaaacctatttttttttttttttgcatttttaaaagtgaagattatactttttcttcttcttcttcaaataactaaatataagataGTTGAAAGTAAAATCTTTTACTTAAAGCTTATGTTACTAGTGCTCACATGCAACTTGTaggcaatgatgaaaatattggtaatcatggatatatcggtacttcgattttacggatatatcggagatatatcagcggatattttggaaaaaaaatatcgatagacttaaaattgaccaaaatttataaaaatataaaaagaaacttcataaaaatgtaattagaagtataatgatatttttaagttgttttattaaataatttgatatatgtataatatgatttatcatatttgataataatattgtatgcatcgataaaaatatgaattttataagtgtacgtttattattaaattacatctaatattatgatatttgattataatatgtataattttaaaatatatattaatattaaaattatgatccatttaattcaattgtattaaataatataaaataaattatgatatatgtacaattttttaatatttaattaattattaatgatattaaaaacactatcaagaaaatgatataatttttatatttttggtaatcaattaaaagaaaattttgcatttaattaaaaaataactataattaatttgctctttaaaatatttttttaatatttctttatataatgagtttaactatATATAGGTTTAGTCCATATTATTTAACAAGGGCAAGTTTGTCCGGATGTAATTGGTGTGAACCTTAAACCTTTTGGTTTGAGGTTCGATTCCCCTCATTAGCAGGAGAAAGGCCATTTTGGGGGACTATAGTTGCTTTGACTTCACTGTAGTGCGTTTGACCCACGCTGACCAGTTGACCAGATGATATATCGCCATAAATCAACCTTCACACATGGAGCGTTGCCGAGGACCACAACTTGGTTTCTGTTCCctcaaaaaatgataatcatCTATATGCACAATATTCCAGTCTCACTGTTAAGTTTGCATCCCCATTTTccctatatgtatatatttccATTAGGTCCTATGCTCGattttcacttttcaatttCCTGTCGTTGACAATCTTCCTTTGCAGGACGAATTTTATATGAAACATGCACAAAACCTGGAGGAAGTTAAGAATGTACTCAATGAAGTAGGAGAAGGTACATTTGAAGCATTGACTACCACTTCCATGATGAGATTGAAGCAATTCTACAAAGGCAGTATAGGATAGTTATAACTACGGATGATTTCAGAGACAATCTTTACGAGGTTGCACTTAGTTTCGGCTCTTGAGACAAGAAGGTTACTATGTGACTGCATGTGGccgttttctttttcttttaattatagttTAACCTTCTCTGATTATATATTGAATCATTTGCTTTTTGGGAAAGTTAATTTTCTTGGTAATGTATATGAATGAACTGACAGATGTCTTTAACAACTTCAAGGACAAGAAAGGgaagtttgaagaaaaactaGGTAAAGATGTCAGGGGATTAATGGGTGTTGAAATCCGTGCAACgatttatgatgaaaaataatagaaaaacgaGAAAGAAGAACACGCAGATTTAATGTGGTTTGACTAATTGCCTACATTCATGGGAATATGGAAGAGGATTTTCACTATGTatcaaattagggttacatagAAGCGTATTTATATTAACCCTTAGGAAtgataattccaaaaataccgtTGAATCGTAGTGCGGAGGGCAACGCACAACAAAAAGAAGTACAAGCCTAAATGGAAAATGTTATCGCTCCACTTCGCTCCGGTATTTGCCCCtttttctccatatgtcttTTCACTCAAATATGAGTCACATACTACAACAATGGGTTTGTATAGAGCTTCACAGCTAAGTGTGCACGGAGAAGATATACTCGAAGAAGCAAGAAACTTTAGTAACCAGCACCTTAATGCATGGAACACCCACAATGATCAGCATCAAGCTTGCATTGTTAGGTATTGTGGATGATTTTCGGGGAATTATATCTTCTGCTGCTACAATTCTTCATGTCTGGGATGATTTGGGAAGCACCAAGGTAATTCTCAATACTAGTCTTTGTTCCCTTGCACCACATGatcatttcttgttttaataAGTCCAAAATAATTCTAGTGATTTCAATGACAAGGCTATCATTTTTGCTATCACGACAAACAATTATCcacattatttttactttttatttttattttgatacaaCAAGTGTTCATCATGTTCACAACTATAATTATTGTACTTGTTACAAACAATGAGTCAATGACACGCCAATTCACTTTATTGGTGGTGACTCTTCTAGCCAACCACTATAGGCGGGACCCAAAAAGGTTGTACATCTTTATAAATTGTGGCTGATATCTTTTGCACTTCTATGATTGCTACTCGCCAAATGTCAAATCATTAGGAGTTGTGCActctttaaaaaatgttataagcGTTTCATTAATCAAATCTCGACGAACTCCAAGACAAAGGGCCAGAGGCTTTTGTACCGACATACAGATTCCTATTGTGTGATCATTACGGTGCCACACGTTTAAGATTTATTTGAGgtagaaaaaatatgtttgattattaaaaattattttttatattattaaaatataaaaaataaagtattttaaaaaatctttttttttttggacaattgtgttttgaatcCACTTGAACTCAAAAATTAAGCTTTGATTCATATAAATTCatcatttaagcccaagacctagagaaagtgtgaaaattggaaaaaatgatatgaaatttttatatttccagAAATGACATTTGCTCActacggaaaaaaaaaaaaaaaaatttaaatttcattccttttgtaaacctcaataaaatttaatataatttagtgttttgaaaaaaaaatacaccattttaaaaaaaaataaaaataaattattattattattattattattatttaaaaatcaaacattttggaaaatatatatatttaaaattgtgtatataaaaaataactaaaaatatgtcaaatatttttttttttaaaatgatatatttttagaatatattttttaaaaaaattagttttctaaaaataataaattttcagaataattatttaaaaaatatttaacacaaaaaagtttgtcaaacattgtggtagaaaatagttttgaagggtatattcatctcttcatattttatatcattcacaTCAAATATGcaacttatatggaccaaaacttaatttttgaatcCAA is from Vitis riparia cultivar Riparia Gloire de Montpellier isolate 1030 chromosome 10, EGFV_Vit.rip_1.0, whole genome shotgun sequence and encodes:
- the LOC117924001 gene encoding (3S,6E)-nerolidol synthase 1-like — translated: FTTYVGPKKNLGHQFSEVGEDTLDGLMMIDAIQRLGIDYHFKEEIEAVLQRQYMKASTHGESIQDLYEVALRFRLLRQEGYHVPADVFNNFKNKEGKFKQNLSKDIKGLLGLYEASQLSIDGEDILEEAQRFSSTLLHAGLEHLDHHEATVVGHTLEHPHHKSLPRFMAKSFLKDFQGPNGWLTVLQELAKTDFNMVHSIHQQELLQISKWWQDLGLAEELKFARDQPLKWHMWPMAVLPDPSLSEQRVELTKPISMIYIIDDIFDVHGTLDELTLFTEAVNRWDIAAFETLPNYMKICFKTLDEITNEISNKVYKEHGWNPVDSLRKTWMSLCNAFLVEAKWFASGHVPKADEYLKNGVISSGVHVVLVHLFFLLGHGITRGNVDLVDDFPSIISSTAAILRLWDDLGSAKDENQDGHDGSYIECYIKEHQGSSMENARQNVTYMISDLWKRLNKECLSQHPFSTSFTEGSLNIARMVPLMYSYDDNQSLPHLEEHMKSLLFEAFPL
- the LOC117923185 gene encoding pentatricopeptide repeat-containing protein At3g13150-like; protein product: MVDKFKKSSDSKRFRSRYGYYEKAVLTLAKAKKFSFIEDILAHQEQYNEISTEVFAVRLITLYGKAGMFEHAHKLFDEMPKLNCERTVMSFNALLSACVNSKKFDKIDGFFQELPGSLGIVPDVVSYNIIVNAFCEMGSLDSALSVLDEMEKVGLEPDLITFNTLLNAFYHSGSYADGEKIWDLRKNN